CCACGCAGGGAAGCCCTAAAAGTGCCGCCTCCATCACCACGGTACCAGAAGTAGCCATGGCCGCATCCGCTGCCGCCATAAGGCTGTAGTGCTTTTCGTCGGTCAACGTAACCGCTACGCCGGATGCGGCAATCATCTCTTCAATCCGCTCACGACTCACAGTATCGGCCACCGGCAGATAGAATACCGTATCCGGCTTCTCGGTCAAAAGTTTTTTAGCCCCCGCCAGCATGGATGGCAGCAGAAGTTCAATCTCCTGCTTGCGGCTGCCGGGCAGCAGCAGAATCACCGTCTTATCCTCCGGCATCTGAAAGAACCGACGGGCCTTCTCCCGGGGCATTTCTGCCCGTACGGCATCTACCAGCGGATTGCCCACAAAGGAAATCTTTGCCCCGGCCGCCTCATACACCGGCAGTTCATGGGGGAAGATGGCGATAAATTCATCGGCAATCTTCGCACAATCCCTGGCCCTACCCTTCCGCCAGGCCCAGGCCGAAGGCGGAATATAGGAGAACACGGGTATCCCCAAAGACTTGGCCCGTTTGGCCAGCCGCCAGTTGAAATCGGGATAATCGATAAGCACCAGCATGTCGGGCTTTTCTTCCCGCATAAACTCCGTCAAATCATTCAAGAGTTTCCAGATGCGGCGGATATTCACCAGGACTTCCCATACGCCCATTACGCTGTAATCGGCAAAATTTCGGCACAGGCGCACGCCGGCATCTTCCATGCGGCTGCCGCCGAAGCCAATAAGCTCCGTGGCTGGTGACATCGCCAGAATTGCCCGGGCAATATTTTCGCCGTGCACATCCCCAGATGCCTCACCAGCGGAAAGCATAATCTTCATGGGTCGTCCTCCTCAATTCAATACTAAGCCAAATTATATTATAACGCAAAGAGGGAAGTTTTACCAGCGGCAAAACCATCACTTATCTATCATAACAAGCAAAAAAGACGCTGGGCATACATATTTGCATCCCCAACGTCTCTGTATCGCTTACATAGCCATAATGGTGATATCATTGGCTTCGGCCAGAGCGATAACTTCTGCCCGCTCCACCAACAAAGTAGCATCAGCTTCGATAGCCAGTGCCTTAGCGCCGGTTTCCACCATCATCTGCAGGGTCTTGAGCCCCACCGTGGGCACATCAAAGCGGCTGTCCTGCTGAGGTTTGGCCACCTTGGCCACCACAGCATTGCCGCCAGCCAGTTTGCCGCCCCGCAGGATGCAGGCATCTGTTCCCTCGATCGCTTCCAGCGCCATCACAGCCATATCCTTGACCACCACAGTCTGTCCCACATCCATTCGGCCAATTTCCTTAGCCATCTGAAAGCCGAACTCCATATCCTTTCGCTCGGCTTCCGTAGGCTGGCGTTTGGTGAGAACACCTTTGCCTGGCATCAGCTTGCGGATGAGTTCCGTCTGGTCAAAGGTTTCTACATCAATCTTCCTGAGCTCATCAATGATGGCCAGCATGATGGTATCGTCCTTCCGATCCGGCACCCGCATAAGAATCTGCATGGCCTTTAAGTCCGGCAAAGTTTTCTTGGCGAACAGAACTTCCTTGGTAACCTTGCCAATCATAGTCACCTTATGGATGTCATTCTTCTTGAGATACTTGAGAATCTTGCCCACCTTCAGGACATTGATTTCCTGATAGTCATCGGCATAGTCGCGCAGACGCTGGTCGGTATCGGGCAAGAGTGCCACAGCATAGACCTCATAGCCCAGCTCCTTGGCCGCCCTGGCAATCTCCACCGGCAGGGCGCCAATGCCTGCCAAAAGTCCAATCCGCTCCATTACAAACCTCCGCAACTACAAACAATCCTCATTTATCGTCCCGGCGTTCCCGGCAAATGCCCCGATCGGCATTGCGCAGGAAGCGCAAGAGATGATCCACTTCTTCACAGGGAGCAACTTCCTGTTCAATAATCTCCACCGCTTTCTGCAGGCTCAGACCGGAACGGTACAGAATCCGGTATGCCTGTTTCAGACTGCGACGGGCAGACAACTCAATGCCAGCCCGGGAAATGCCCACACTGTTAAGCCCGGCCACTTTGGCAGGCTGACCAGCCACAATGGTGTAAGGCACTACATCCTGCGTCAGACGGCTCATACCGCCAATCATGGCATTACGGCCAATCTTGACGAACTGATGTACACCGGTCATGCCACCCACAACAGCCCGGTCTTCCACAATGGCGTGACCAGCCAGGCTGGCCAAATTGGACATGATTACCCGGTTGCCAATCACGCAGTTATGGGCAACATGGGTCAGAGCCATCAGCAGACAGTCATTGCCAATGCGGGTTTCCTCGCCTTCACCGGTAGCCCGATGTACCGTAGCGCCCTCACGGATAACGGTGCGGTCGCCGATATAAGTAAAGCTTTTTTCGCCCTTGAATTTCAAATCCTGCGGCACTTCACCGATGGAAGCGCCCTGAAAGATATGACATTCCTTACCGATTTTCGTCCAGCCTGTGACTACTACATGAGGTCCGATAATGGTGCCCTCACCAATTTCCACATCGCTGCCGATTACGCTATAGGGGCCAATCTGGGCCCCAGCGGCGACTTTGGCTCCTTCTTCCACAATCGCCGTGGGATGTATCTGTGCTTCTGCACTAATATTTTCCGTGCTCATCTCTACAACTCCTTATAACCAATCTGCCGACTCCCCACAATATCAGCAGCCTCTTTGCTCTGTCTTTTTTATATACTCCCAAACTGACCTCTAATTCTCTCATTCTATCTGACAGCAAATTCAGGCGTTATCCGAGCTGAACAAAGATTATCATCAGTTTATCAGTAAAAATCACATGTTTTCTTCTTTTCTCATAGCAAACTTAAAGTCAGCAGAGGCAACCAATTTGTCATCTACATAACCATCGCAATGGAGCACACCGAATTCGCCGCGAACCTTTACGATATGTGCCTTAGTTACCAGCTGGTCGCCGGGTACTACCGGACGCTTGAACTTGATGTTTTCCATGCCGCCAAACATGGCAATCTTGCCCCGGTTTTCTTCCGGATAGAGCATGGCTACGCCGCCTACCTGCGCCATAGCTTCCAAAATCAGCACACCGGGCATAATGGGATGTCCCGGAAAATGGCCTACAAAAAACGGCTCGTTCATGGTCACATTCTTAATCCCCGTAGCCGATTTGAACGGATCGATCTCCACAATGCGATCCACCAGCAGCATAGGCGGGCGATGCGGCAAAATCTTCATAATATCCGTAATTTCCAAAACCATTGTAATTCCCTCTTTCTAATAGATTTCTCTATCCAAATATCAACCCAAATTTTCCACAAGTTTTTTCGCCAAATTCGTATTCAGCGCATGTCCCGAGGCCACCGCTATAACATGGCCGCGAATAGGGCCTGCCAGACGCAGGTCGCCGATAACATCCAGGATTTTATGACGAACCAGCTCGTCCTCAAAGTGAAGCGGATTGAGCCAGCCTGCATCATTGTAAACGATAACGCTCTCCAGCGTACCGCCAAGCCCCAGTCCCATACTGCGCAGGGCTTCAATCTCCTGCTCATACGCAATCGTGCGGGCCGGTGCAATCTCCCGTTCGTAAAGCTCCGGACTGATTTCGAAGTTTTCATACTGCACGCCGATAAGCTTATGGGGATTTACAGAAGTAAAGCTCACCCGGAAGCCGTCATAGGGCAGCACCATGACAAAGCGGTTAGACTCCTCATCATCAATGCGGTAAACTTTATCAATGACGATTTCCTTACGCTCGGCCGCAAGTTCCTTAACACCTGCATCCTTCATCTTCTGGAAGAATGCCAGCGAAGAACCATCTGCCACCGGCGGTTCTTCGGCATCTATTTCAATATAGCAGTTGTCAATACGCAGGGCATGAAAGGCACTCATCAAATGCTCGATGGTGAACACCTTGCAGCCATTTTCCTCCACAGTAGTTGCCCGCATGGTGGAAGTGACATTAGATGCCGTTGCATGAATTCGGGGCTGCCCCTCTAAATCCGTGCGCACAAAAACCAGCCCGGTATCCGCCGGAGCCGGCTTGAGCACCATGTGTACCTCACGGCCGGAATGCAGGCCGATACCAGTATAGCTGGCCTCTGCCGCTAATGTAGTCTGTTGCAAATCTATTCCTCCTGATAGCTTCATACGCTCTTCGAAAAATCCGTATCGCGATATTCCTCCCGAATGGATTTCCAACGATCATGAAGCCAGAACCATTCCTCCGGATATTTCCTTATATGTGCCTCAATGGCATTGTTGATAAGCTGCGTGGTCCGATTGATATCTTCACGCTTATCCGCCGTCTTCTCCACATAAAAAGGCCCTTCCACAATCAACGTATGGAAGCCTGCCTTATCCCGATGCATAAAGGATGTAAAGATCGGCACTCCCTGAAAGCGCGCCATGGAGGCCGCTCCCGGAGTCGTATTGGTCGGCTTGCCGAAAAAATCCAGAACAATGCCGTCATGACGGTTGGTGTCCTGATCCATAATCAGGCCAATAGCCCAGCCCTTCTTCAGCATGGCAAACATTTCCCGCACGCCGGTCTTGTAAGTGATATGCATGCCAATCAGCGTACGATATTCATTGATAAATTTATCCGCAGCCGAATCCTTCTGCTTCATGGCCACTCCCACCAAAGGAATGCCCGCCATCGCAAAAGCGCCGCCCATGAGCTCCCAGTTGCCGCTATGGGACGCCGCAATCACAGCCCCTTTGCCTGCCGCCATTCCCTGCTGAAGTTTTTCCAAGCCTTCAATGCGCACATAATTTTCCGGCTGCTTCTTGATGAGAGGAAAGCGCAGAACTTCAAAGAGCATGGGGCCAAAGCGCACGGTACTTTCCTTGGCAATACGGCAAGCCTCATCATCGTCGGCACCCAGGCACATCTTTATCTGTCCTATGGCCAGCAGTTTGCGCTTGCGTGGAATCACCAGCCATGCCAAATTTCCCAGACCGCGGCCCATTTTCTCACAGAGCCCGCGGGGCAGGGCACAGACCAAAGCACTTATGCCCTTTAATATATAGTACAACAACTTCTTAGCCCTCGTACTTTGCTAATTTCTTTTCCAGCTGGCTGATTTTCTTCCGCATTTCCGGCAGTTTCTTCATCGCCGCCTGCATGCGCAGCCATTCCGTATGGCTCTGCACCGGGAAGCCAGCACAGAATACACCTTCCGGCATATCACCGATAATACCGGAGCGGGCCGCATAGACAGAGTTTGCTCCGATATTGATATGGCCTACAGTGCCCACCTGACCGCCGAACGTAACATTATGACCTACGGTAGTCGAGCCAGAAATGCCCGTCTGAGCTACAATCAGGCAGTTAGCGCCAATTTTACAGTTATGGCCAATATGCACGAGATTGTCAATCTTCGTGCCCTTGCCGATAACCGTAGCGCCCATAGCAGCGCGGTCGATGCCGTCATGAGCACCGATTTCCACATCGTCCTCTAAAACTACGATGCCTACCTGCGGCACCTTGGTATGCACGCCGTCTTTCGTGGTAAAGCCAAAGCCGTCGGAGCCAATAACTGCCGAGCTATGAACCACACAACGTTTGCCCACCCGGCAGTGTTCGCGAACAGTGGCATTGGAATATATGACACTGTCATCACCAATTTCTGCATACTGGCCAATATAGGTATGAGGATAGAGCACCACATTGTCACCGATAACCGCATGGTCATCCACCATGGCAAAGGGCATAATGGTAACATTCTGGCCCAGCTTCACATCCTTGCCCACATGGGCCTTGGCGCTTACTTCCGCGGGACGCTCCAATTTCGGCGTGAAAATCTCCAGTAGTTTGGCAAAAGCTGCTCTGGGGTCATCCACATAAAGGGCCGTCTTGGGGAAGTCCTCTATCCCTTCCGGCAGCATTACAGCCGCGGCCTTGCAGGTCTTAGCCTCCTCGATATGAGGCTCCACTGCAAAGGTCAGGTCACCGGCACCTGCTCCGGCAATATTGTCCAGGCCATCTATTTCAATCGCTTCATCGCCGGCGACGCGGCCGCCCACAATGGCTGCAATTTCCTGCAAAGTCTTCTTCATGCTGGTACTCCCATCTTACTGCAACTGGGCAATGACATCATCCGTAACATCTACAGCTCCGGTAACAGCCACCGGCTGATCCGTGCTGTTATTCACAACTGCATCCAGTTTCTTATTCTTGCTGACAGCCGCCAAAGCTACATCCATCTTCTGACGAAGCTGCAGCGAATAGGACTGATTTAAGCCCTGAATCTTGCGCTGACCATCCATCTGAGCCTTCTGCAAATCTTCCTGGCTCATGTTAGGATTCTCCTGCATTTTCTTCTGCAAATCCTGGCTGGCCTGCGTCTGCGCTTCTTCAATCTTCTGATTGCCTTCTTCGATAAGGCTGTTTATCTGCGGAGCTTCTTTGGAAACCCGCTCACCATCTATATAGCCGATTTTCGTCTGGCCGCAGCCGCTGGCCAAAGTGGCACAGAGCAAGGCCATAATCATAGCAGCTGCTGTTTTCTTGCGTAATTTCATCCTATCTTCGCTTCTTTCTTTATAAGTCAATTACAGATTTTTCATCTCTTGCACAATTTCCCCGGTCACATCCTGCGTGCGTATACCAATGGCCACACCAGCTTTGCGCAGCAAGGGATTAAACTCAGCTGCACCAGGCATAAAACTTGCCAATGTCTGGGGATGGTGCACCAAAATCAAGGTGAAGTGGTGCATAATGGCAATCTTAGCGGCTTTGCCGGCCACATCATTGAGAACATGGGCCTGCAGAGCAGCAAACTCCGTTTTTTTCTCCGCCAGAAGCTGTCGCTTTTCCAGCCTGGCCTGCACCTTTTGCGCCAGCTCCTGCTGTTTGGACAATGCTTCGGCATTGCGTTTATCGTCCTCGCTTTTGGTCTTCAATGCTGCAGCCATTTCCTGCTCACGCAGATTGGGCAGATTGGCCTGCCACTGGGCTAGTTCAGGCCCCAGTTCCTTTTGGACATAGGCTTCAATCTCGGCCTTATAGGACTGCCAAAGCTCATACTGACGCCTTCCGCGCTCTGCCTGCAGCTGGCTGCGCTGAGCCAGCCAGTCAGCCCGCTCCTGTGCAATGCTTTCCTTGGAATCCAGCGGATTGTGCATGGACTCCTGATTGTCCAGCCGGATATTGAGATTCAGGATGGCGTTCAGGAATTCCTCATCGACAACCTGCCGCCGGGCATTATATTCTGCCTCGGTACGCTGCCTGTACTCCTCACGAAGTTTTTTTGCCTTGCGCTCCAGCTCTGCCCGGCCGCCGATTACATCCGCTGCATTTTTCTGCCAGACAGACTCCTTGAAGGTTTCTGCCAATAGCTGCGGAGGCTGCATGGTCAGCAGATCACCCACATCACTAACTTCCATCTCCAATAGTTCGCACTGCGCCTGCAAATCCGTCAGTTTCGCATAATCGGGATGCGCCTCCAGCACCTGCTGCCAGTCAATCAGTCCCGCATCGGGAATCTCTGCGAGGCTTTCCGGAGCCTGCCGGGGAATGATAAATTCTCTTGCCAGCCATGCCCCTAGCAGGACAAAGAGCAGTGCTACTAACGCACCTGCAAGAATATGGCGGCCTCGCTGCCTCTTTTTTTCCTGCTCGTCCTTGCTTGCTTCTGCCATGGCCGACACCTCAACTTTTAAGCTTAAAAGTAGTACCGAGCATATCTTTGCTCGGTACTGCCTTTTATTATTCTAATCAGTGTAGCACCTGACTATTATTTGCTGACCTGCTTCAGTACATCCTGCGTGATGTCTACGCCACCGTAAACCACAGCGCCCTTGTCCAGAACTACGGACAGGCCCTTCTGTTCAGCAACCTTCTTCACGGATTCTTCCACACTCTTGGTGATGGGTTCCATGAGTTCCTGGTTCTTCTGCTGCAGACGCTGCTGGGTCTGGGCATAATAGTCACGTTTTTCATTATCGTTCATATTGGCAGACTTTGCTTCAAAGTCCTTCTGTGCTTCCTGAACTGCCGTCTGCATTTCCGTGGAAGCAGCCTGAACCTTCGGATGCTGGCTCATAATCTGGCTGTAATCAACCACGCCCACATTGGAGCTGGCTGCACTGGCCATGTTCGGACCGAACTGCGTCAAAGCCATGGCTACAACGGAGCCTACAAAAGCCAACGCAATGAGAATGCTAACGATTTTAACCTGTTTTTTCTGCAATTTAACCATTTCAAAATCTCCTTTTCCTAATTGAGGAATTTTTCGAGTTAATAAATGCCATATACGATTGACATTATAACAAAATAACTTTTTTTATTCAAGATATTCCCTTAAAAATTACCGATAAGCCGCAGCCAATTCTGCTCATTATCCAGTACATATTCAAGGCTTACAAAATCATGCAGACGGTAGCGAAGCGCTGCTTCCCCCATATTGTCCGCTGTGCGGTACTCGTACCGCAGAAGCCAGCGGGGAGCCAGCTGCTGACGAATATCATAGATGAGCTTATGCTTCCGCATATCATAGCGCAGGCCCACCAGCCTGCCGCCCCGCAAATCATGCTGCCAGCCCAGCTGCCAGTTCCATTTCATCTTTTCTGGCAGCAAATCGGCCAGTACAAAGATTTCATCCTTCGAACCCAGCATCTGTCCGGCATGCAGCCGCAAAAGCAGGTTTTCGTCATTCTTATGACTCGCTTTCTCTTTGCGGCCGATATCCAGCCAGCCTGACAAACGCAAACGATAGCGGCTGGTATCGGAACGGCTCATAACCTGGGTGCGTTCCGCCGGCTCAATCGCCACCTTTGTCTGCATGCTCAGAGCGCGAAAATCCTGACGGTTATCCAACCCTTGCGCAAAAGCCTGTTCCAGCTCCTGCCGATGACGGCGGACGAATCCCACAGGAACACCTACAATTTCATCGACCTGTGCCTGCATCACATCCCGCCGTGCCAATAGTGCACTATTGGGCACTGTATCCGAACGCATGGATAAATCCACCGTCCGCACCACAGGCAGCCGCGGATAAACCATCAGCTTCACCTGCGTATGCGGTTCCGGATTTACATCAAAATCCGCCCGAAACTCTGGCAAATGCTGTTCCAGATAAGCATTCAGATGCTGCTTCAATACGCCATTGGTCCAATCTGCTGCTGCAGTGGGAAGCCCCATCATCGCATCTTCAAAGACACGTTCCACTCCTGTCAGGTCCTGCCGCACCATATTCTCTATACGGGGCGGCATTCCTTCGACAGATGTTTCCACCTGCACAGACTGGATGACCTCCGACCAAGGAAGCAGTTCCACCTCCACCTTTGTTTCAGCAGCAGGCTGGATACGAACTTGTTTTACCGTGTACCCTACCAGCACCTTATCAAAGACTTCATGAATGAGTCCCGCATAACCGGCATTACCAGCCTGCACCGCAGCAATTTCCTTGCCCTCCAAAAGTTGGCTGGCAATAGCCGCCACACTATGGTTCATTCGCTCTGCCACCAAAGGCGGCAGACTGTCATGAGCTGTGGTTACCGCCACAACCCTGTCCACCTTCGCCGCTTCGGCGGGAAAAGCCAACAATATGACCAAAAGCGCGATAACCGCCGCTATAGCCGGCTTCATCAGAAGGCGCCGCCAACACTGAAGTGAACGCGGCCACCATTGCTGCCTCGGCCATAATCAAGACGCAACGGACCCAGTGGCGTATTCAGAGACAGACCTATACCAACACTGCCATGAATCGTACCACTCTGCGGCAAAAAGTCATCGAACCAGGCACCGCCCCAATCCGTAAAGATTGCGCCCTGCACCTTGCTGACAATCGGGAAACGGTATTCTAACGTAGCCAAAATCATATGGTCACCGCGGTACTGGTCATCGCGATAACCGCGCAGGCTGTTCTGGCCACCCACTCTGTACTGATTGAATTCAGAAATGTCGCCATGGCCCCAACCATACTTGCCACGCAAAGCAATCACCTGCGCACGCCCCACTTTGAAGTAGCGCTGATCTTCAATCGCCGCCTTCTGGAAATTGAAATCGCCGCCTAAGCCAGCCACTTCAGCTGACAGGCTGACCCGGCCACCTTCCGTGGGGTTATAGATGTTGTCACGCGTATCGGTAACATGTTCAAAGGTAACACTGCGGGTTGTACCGAAATTAT
The Selenomonas ruminantium AC2024 DNA segment above includes these coding regions:
- the lpxC gene encoding UDP-3-O-acyl-N-acetylglucosamine deacetylase; translated protein: MKLSGGIDLQQTTLAAEASYTGIGLHSGREVHMVLKPAPADTGLVFVRTDLEGQPRIHATASNVTSTMRATTVEENGCKVFTIEHLMSAFHALRIDNCYIEIDAEEPPVADGSSLAFFQKMKDAGVKELAAERKEIVIDKVYRIDDEESNRFVMVLPYDGFRVSFTSVNPHKLIGVQYENFEISPELYEREIAPARTIAYEQEIEALRSMGLGLGGTLESVIVYNDAGWLNPLHFEDELVRHKILDVIGDLRLAGPIRGHVIAVASGHALNTNLAKKLVENLG
- the lpxB gene encoding lipid-A-disaccharide synthase, yielding MKIMLSAGEASGDVHGENIARAILAMSPATELIGFGGSRMEDAGVRLCRNFADYSVMGVWEVLVNIRRIWKLLNDLTEFMREEKPDMLVLIDYPDFNWRLAKRAKSLGIPVFSYIPPSAWAWRKGRARDCAKIADEFIAIFPHELPVYEAAGAKISFVGNPLVDAVRAEMPREKARRFFQMPEDKTVILLLPGSRKQEIELLLPSMLAGAKKLLTEKPDTVFYLPVADTVSRERIEEMIAASGVAVTLTDEKHYSLMAAADAAMATSGTVVMEAALLGLPCVVLYRLSPVSYAIGKLLVHVDNFSLPNILLNESFQRELLQDEVTPENIAGELMKLYPGEAHRQEVVEKLKLACRKLGAPGASQRVAERILNAVREFTAE
- a CDS encoding OmpH family outer membrane protein, with translation MKLRKKTAAAMIMALLCATLASGCGQTKIGYIDGERVSKEAPQINSLIEEGNQKIEEAQTQASQDLQKKMQENPNMSQEDLQKAQMDGQRKIQGLNQSYSLQLRQKMDVALAAVSKNKKLDAVVNNSTDQPVAVTGAVDVTDDVIAQLQ
- the lpxA gene encoding acyl-ACP--UDP-N-acetylglucosamine O-acyltransferase, with protein sequence MSTENISAEAQIHPTAIVEEGAKVAAGAQIGPYSVIGSDVEIGEGTIIGPHVVVTGWTKIGKECHIFQGASIGEVPQDLKFKGEKSFTYIGDRTVIREGATVHRATGEGEETRIGNDCLLMALTHVAHNCVIGNRVIMSNLASLAGHAIVEDRAVVGGMTGVHQFVKIGRNAMIGGMSRLTQDVVPYTIVAGQPAKVAGLNSVGISRAGIELSARRSLKQAYRILYRSGLSLQKAVEIIEQEVAPCEEVDHLLRFLRNADRGICRERRDDK
- the fabZ gene encoding 3-hydroxyacyl-ACP dehydratase FabZ, with protein sequence MVLEITDIMKILPHRPPMLLVDRIVEIDPFKSATGIKNVTMNEPFFVGHFPGHPIMPGVLILEAMAQVGGVAMLYPEENRGKIAMFGGMENIKFKRPVVPGDQLVTKAHIVKVRGEFGVLHCDGYVDDKLVASADFKFAMRKEENM
- the lpxD gene encoding UDP-3-O-(3-hydroxymyristoyl)glucosamine N-acyltransferase, with the protein product MKKTLQEIAAIVGGRVAGDEAIEIDGLDNIAGAGAGDLTFAVEPHIEEAKTCKAAAVMLPEGIEDFPKTALYVDDPRAAFAKLLEIFTPKLERPAEVSAKAHVGKDVKLGQNVTIMPFAMVDDHAVIGDNVVLYPHTYIGQYAEIGDDSVIYSNATVREHCRVGKRCVVHSSAVIGSDGFGFTTKDGVHTKVPQVGIVVLEDDVEIGAHDGIDRAAMGATVIGKGTKIDNLVHIGHNCKIGANCLIVAQTGISGSTTVGHNVTFGGQVGTVGHINIGANSVYAARSGIIGDMPEGVFCAGFPVQSHTEWLRMQAAMKKLPEMRKKISQLEKKLAKYEG
- a CDS encoding OmpH family outer membrane protein, yielding MVKLQKKQVKIVSILIALAFVGSVVAMALTQFGPNMASAASSNVGVVDYSQIMSQHPKVQAASTEMQTAVQEAQKDFEAKSANMNDNEKRDYYAQTQQRLQQKNQELMEPITKSVEESVKKVAEQKGLSVVLDKGAVVYGGVDITQDVLKQVSK
- a CDS encoding LpxI family protein, coding for MERIGLLAGIGALPVEIARAAKELGYEVYAVALLPDTDQRLRDYADDYQEINVLKVGKILKYLKKNDIHKVTMIGKVTKEVLFAKKTLPDLKAMQILMRVPDRKDDTIMLAIIDELRKIDVETFDQTELIRKLMPGKGVLTKRQPTEAERKDMEFGFQMAKEIGRMDVGQTVVVKDMAVMALEAIEGTDACILRGGKLAGGNAVVAKVAKPQQDSRFDVPTVGLKTLQMMVETGAKALAIEADATLLVERAEVIALAEANDITIMAM
- a CDS encoding lysophospholipid acyltransferase family protein, translating into MLYYILKGISALVCALPRGLCEKMGRGLGNLAWLVIPRKRKLLAIGQIKMCLGADDDEACRIAKESTVRFGPMLFEVLRFPLIKKQPENYVRIEGLEKLQQGMAAGKGAVIAASHSGNWELMGGAFAMAGIPLVGVAMKQKDSAADKFINEYRTLIGMHITYKTGVREMFAMLKKGWAIGLIMDQDTNRHDGIVLDFFGKPTNTTPGAASMARFQGVPIFTSFMHRDKAGFHTLIVEGPFYVEKTADKREDINRTTQLINNAIEAHIRKYPEEWFWLHDRWKSIREEYRDTDFSKSV